TGATTCGTCATCACCAAATCCTTTTATTCTAAGAATAAagcagtgctgctgctgcatattAGAGCGCTGATCATCATCCATCATGCATCATATGGGTTCTGGTAAGCAACAAACGGTGTCCCTTCACTCAATCCTGCAAAACCAAAGAGGGGAAACATTAATTAGTTCTGATGTAATGTTTGATTTGCATGCATGGTGTGCTGGTAAATATGTGTGTGGTGTTGTGTACTCACGTGTTGCAGTCGATGTCGGGGGTGATGGGGTAGGACAGCGAGAGCCCGCACTCCTCCGGCAGCGCCCTCGCGGCGGAGAGCTGGGCGTGGACCTGGCTGTACGCCGTCTTGAGGCACTCGCAGGTGGCCCGCCTGTCGGCGGTGGTGTCGGCGGCCGAGTAGAGGGCCCTCACGCCGGCGCAGCACTGGCCGGATGGGCTGGCGTCGCCGCCCTGCAGGAAGGACAGGCACGGCTCCATGTCGTTGAGCACGTCGGGGCACGCGATGTCGGCGCGCGCCAGCTGCTGCTGGACCGCCAGCGCCGCGAGCAGGACGACGGCGATGGCCGAGATCGTCTTCATGGCTAGTTCCTGGGGTTAGCTCTTCCGGTCCTTCGGTGGGATGGCTGGGTGACTACGAGTGAGAGGACGGTTGATTGGTGTGTGATGCTGGTGCTACTGCCAGTACATGGTATTTATAGTACGAGATCGGTCATCAGGAGGTTTCCGATGGTTGTTCAAGTTTGAGAGCGTGGGAAGTGTTGAATGTTGGTGGAGCAGCTGTGTTCTTTCTCAGTTGCTCACTGATCAGTTCTCATTTTTTCAGTAAAACGCAACAGTCTCTAATTAGTTCAGAAGCATCATGCATGAGGTCAGAGTTGAATGCTATTGGTGGAGGAGAGTTCTTGCTCCCTGATTCAGTGCAGATGCATGAGTTTCTAGAAGAGACGACGACGGTGTGGTAGGTTTTGATCGCTAAGCTTCTCTTGAATCAGGTATTCCGTTGGAGGACGTCGAGGTTCTTGGGAAGATAGCCAAGATAAAACAGCGAGACTTGAGGCATTCTCAGCTTGCATTGGTTGGCAACAGACATTTCCAGGTGCTCTGGTCTGTGTGTAGGCCTCGCTCTCGCTGGCCCCTGCATCCCCGGCTCATGCCGCCCACGTCGCCCATACCAGCGGCGTGTCCCAGATTTGCTCTGCCCACGCCATTGTGCCGCTCCCGCCTCTTCCAGTAGCAAGAGGATGACTTCAAAACAACCGTATCCAGATTTGAGCGTTTGGAAAGAAAATGGAATTCCGTCAAGGCAATAAGGCCTAAAGCAGATGGCTTAAAGAAACATGAAGTACATGGGCTTTGCTAAGCCCAATCCGCAGATGCGTTCTAGAACATGTTGGGCTCGAGGCATCGGCCCATATTTATCCAATAGGCCTGTGTGCGCGTAAGCtctcacatcttttttttttcctaaagaaATATGTTGGGCTTTGTCTGCTGGGCTAAAGTAGTCCGATGAGGCAACGGTATGGCCAAACATTTCTTCTATTTAAAAAGAGACATCATAGACATGTTCAATGATGTTGCTCACACATTTTCTTTTCAAGAAACAGTGTACAGATTGAGACCTTATACACACGCATTCCCCACACATAATTCTTCTTACATTATGCTTTTACAGCCTTCTAGTAAGTAGTAACTAGTATACTTCAAAGCGCGCGTGTATAACTCAGTTATGGTGAAGTCTTTCTCTGATGGgtatgttttcatgaaactacTTCGTACCTACAAAAGAAGTATGTTTTCTTTACTTGTATCTATTTGCATATTGCTTATAATGGCGATTGCTACATAAGAAATCAGAAAGAACCGACATGAGGAAGGCCTGTTCAAGCCATGGAGGTGGTGACCAAGGAGTTTTTGGGCAAGAATGAGTAGTGGTTTCATCATAGACTATGTGCTTGATGAAgtacatagttttttttttgtttatttcatATTCCGATATGATACAAAAGGCTGGAACTGTATCCTTTTAACTAAAAAATGGTTAATTCCACAGAACACGCTAATTCTGGACCGGGCGTGACGTACTTCTAGCTTTGCAGCTCCCGTCAGCCAAAGGTGGCGAAGTGGTAGTACAAGTTGCACcaagccgcggcggcgccaATAGCCATGCCGGTAGGCGGTAGGTGTGCTGGGCTGCAGCTAGCCTTGCCGGCGACAGGGGACCTGGTCGCCGGGGCATCGAGGTGGAAGATGAGACGACGCCGATCAGGATGGCTTCGCTGCTCTGTCCTCTGAACAGGACTCCGATCGATTCGCTAATTGCTATGAACCCGACAGCTGTGACATGAAGCGAGAGCATTCAATCTTTTCTAGGATTCCAGTTCCCTGAGGCTGCTGACACGCAAGAACGCGAAGGATTTATAAGGTTTGTTCGGTTCCAGGCTAGCAGCACACCGCAACCCAACCTGGTGTAGTGTGTGTTGGATGATGTTGTGACACCAACGGACTGTAGTCCATCCAGGATCCGGCCTATCCTGTACACCGGATTAGAATAGGGCTCTATGTGTTAGCTTAGTCCACATATATGTAACATGAGTGCACGCGTAAACCATCGTATTCCACCGTAACTATTCAATCTATCAGTGTGTAGCCTTCCAGGAATGCTGGACGAAGTGATGATGGGATGTGCTCGTCTGAATTTATCTCAGCAAAATCAGTAATTTATTGTGCTTTTTGGTTTTAACTCCATGTTTTAACTAGCATAGGCAGAGCAGGGTTTCATTGCTTTTGTGTTCAGTAAAATATGGTTTTGAAGAAAATTTTATTGTTTTGGTCGCAAAAGTTTTAATAATGTTTCCTCGAATAGGTGTGGAACTTGCACCGTTTCCGTTTTGCGTAGAGAACTGAAAGTGATGCCTGTTTCCGGCCGGTAACTCTCATGGTGTCCATCAAGAATGAATTCAAGAGGACAGGCTGCTTGAGGTGTCTGTTTAGCTGGCTTTGTACCGGTGGCAGCCGGCAAAAGTAAGGCAAGTACACGTACTACACCAAGTTTATAGCCGCAAGGACATCCAAGAACTTGGGCGATGTGTTCTCTTAGCTGGAGATGGCGTTTACTCTTGTGAGTTGAGTTCCCATACCATTGGTATTCAGGCAAACCAGAAAATGATTTTGCGTTCCTTACAATAGACCGCACAGGGTGTCCAAAACTTCAAGTAATGCTGCAGGTGATGACATTTGGTTTTTGTCAGGGCCACGTATGAGGGTATGAATGAGTGACGTGCCGTTCGGTTTCCTTGTGCTGTTAGGATGCACAGGTGTGCACTACTGCATCTTTTAAGGCTGCCACCTTGTATAACGGTGCTAACCTCCCGGCGTAGGAAATGGTTGAAATGTTGCATCACCAGCAAAAGTTACGGCGACTGCATTGGTGATGCTTATC
Above is a genomic segment from Setaria viridis chromosome 4, Setaria_viridis_v4.0, whole genome shotgun sequence containing:
- the LOC117853876 gene encoding non-specific lipid-transfer protein 1, producing the protein MKTISAIAVVLLAALAVQQQLARADIACPDVLNDMEPCLSFLQGGDASPSGQCCAGVRALYSAADTTADRRATCECLKTAYSQVHAQLSAARALPEECGLSLSYPITPDIDCNTIE